Proteins encoded together in one Carassius auratus strain Wakin chromosome 32, ASM336829v1, whole genome shotgun sequence window:
- the LOC113051928 gene encoding selenoprotein S isoform X2 — protein MEAEGGARVRDEEVPQNQDLSFLLPSVTALLSDYGWYVVFVCVGVYLLIQHLRKNRSTDSQSSSVSAASQDPESVVRSQSALEASRRRMQEEQDARAAEFRERQQRLEEEKRRQKIEMWESMKEGKSYKGNAKVAQNTEDATSSSSLRPKTDKKPLRNSGYSPLSGDGGGTCSWRPGRRGPSAGG, from the exons ATGGAGGCGGAGGGTGGCGCGCGTGTCCGAGATGAAGAAGTTCCTCAGAACCAGGATCTGAGTTTTCTTCTGCCTTCTG TTACAGCTCTCCTGTCAGACTATGGCTGGTATGTGGTGTTCGTGTGTGTGGGAGTGTATCTGCTCATCCAGCATCTCCGCAAGAACAGATCCACAGACAGTCAGAGCTCGTCTGTCTCAGCCGCCAGCCAAG ACCCTGAGTCTGTGGTGAGGTCTCAGTCGGCTCTGGAGGCGTCCCGCCGGAGAATGCAGGAGGAGCAGGACGCCCGAGCGGCAGAGTTCAGAGAGAGGCAGCAGAGG CTcgaggaggagaagagaagacAGAAAATCGAGATGTGGGAAAGCATGAAGGAGGGAAAGAGTTACAAGGGAAATGCCAAAGTTGCACAA AACACAGAAGatgccacttcctccagctcgcTGAGACCGAAGACAGACAAAAAGCCCCTTCGCAACAGTG gATACAGTCCTCTGTCTGGAGACGGAGGAGGAACGTGCTCCTGGAGACCCGGCAGGAGAGGGCCGTCCGCCGGTGGATGA
- the LOC113051928 gene encoding selenoprotein S isoform X1 produces the protein MEAEGGARVRDEEVPQNQDLSFLLPSVTALLSDYGWYVVFVCVGVYLLIQHLRKNRSTDSQSSSVSAASQDPESVVRSQSALEASRRRMQEEQDARAAEFRERQQRLEEEKRRQKIEMWESMKEGKSYKGNAKVAQQNTEDATSSSSLRPKTDKKPLRNSGYSPLSGDGGGTCSWRPGRRGPSAGG, from the exons ATGGAGGCGGAGGGTGGCGCGCGTGTCCGAGATGAAGAAGTTCCTCAGAACCAGGATCTGAGTTTTCTTCTGCCTTCTG TTACAGCTCTCCTGTCAGACTATGGCTGGTATGTGGTGTTCGTGTGTGTGGGAGTGTATCTGCTCATCCAGCATCTCCGCAAGAACAGATCCACAGACAGTCAGAGCTCGTCTGTCTCAGCCGCCAGCCAAG ACCCTGAGTCTGTGGTGAGGTCTCAGTCGGCTCTGGAGGCGTCCCGCCGGAGAATGCAGGAGGAGCAGGACGCCCGAGCGGCAGAGTTCAGAGAGAGGCAGCAGAGG CTcgaggaggagaagagaagacAGAAAATCGAGATGTGGGAAAGCATGAAGGAGGGAAAGAGTTACAAGGGAAATGCCAAAGTTGCACAA CAGAACACAGAAGatgccacttcctccagctcgcTGAGACCGAAGACAGACAAAAAGCCCCTTCGCAACAGTG gATACAGTCCTCTGTCTGGAGACGGAGGAGGAACGTGCTCCTGGAGACCCGGCAGGAGAGGGCCGTCCGCCGGTGGATGA